The proteins below come from a single Pseudanabaena sp. BC1403 genomic window:
- a CDS encoding NAD(P)H-quinone oxidoreductase subunit 5: MDFAYQYAWLIPLLPLAAALIIGTGLITFNKSTNKLRSLWSVLSVSATGGAMVMAINLLWSQIQGHDPYLYTFEWAQAGSFHLNMGFVIDHLTALMLVIVTTVAFLVQIYTDGYMAHDPSYVRFYAYLSLFTSSMLGLVVSPNLVQIYIFWELVGMCSYLLIGFWFDRKGAADACQKAFVTNRVGDFGLLLGLLGLYWATGTFEFTEMGERLSELVESGALSVGLATLFAILVFMGPAAKSAQFPLHVWLPDAMEGPTPISALIHAATMVAAGVFLIARMFPVFEEIPAVMNMIAWTGAFTAFLGASIAITQNDIKKGLAYSTVSQLGYMVMGMGVGAYSAGLFHLMTHAYFKAMMFLGSGSVIHGMEEVVGHDPDVAQDMRVMGGLRKYMPITAITFFIGTLAISGIPPFAGFWSKDEILASTFRANPALWAIGFATAGITAFYMFRMYFTTFEGDFRGTDKKLLAMVKAENSAGKESKADEGHDHHHASKPHESPITMTFPLMALAIPSMLIGLVGTPLGNYFEYFIHAPSEKITEVPVEGFTPEFLIMGGSSIGIGLIGISLAILMYMQKKIDPSAIAKSIEPLYKLSKNKWYIDEIYEAVFVIGSRRLARQVLEVDAKIVDGVVNLAGFVTVVTGEGLKYFENGKAQFYALVIFIGVLGFVIVTSI; the protein is encoded by the coding sequence ATGGACTTTGCATATCAATACGCATGGCTGATTCCCCTGCTGCCACTCGCCGCAGCACTGATTATCGGCACAGGACTGATTACCTTTAACAAATCCACCAACAAACTGCGATCGCTTTGGTCTGTCCTCAGCGTCTCCGCCACAGGCGGCGCAATGGTGATGGCTATCAATCTACTCTGGAGTCAGATTCAAGGACATGATCCTTATCTCTACACCTTTGAGTGGGCACAAGCAGGTAGCTTTCATCTGAACATGGGATTTGTGATCGATCACCTCACTGCTCTTATGCTAGTGATCGTCACCACCGTTGCCTTTTTGGTGCAAATTTACACCGATGGCTACATGGCGCATGATCCCAGCTATGTAAGATTTTATGCTTACCTGAGTTTATTCACATCCTCCATGTTGGGCTTAGTCGTTAGCCCAAACTTGGTACAGATTTATATTTTCTGGGAACTAGTGGGGATGTGTTCCTACTTGCTGATTGGCTTTTGGTTTGATCGCAAAGGGGCTGCCGATGCTTGCCAAAAAGCCTTCGTAACTAACCGTGTCGGCGACTTTGGGTTACTACTGGGTCTGCTTGGTCTTTATTGGGCTACGGGTACATTTGAATTCACCGAAATGGGAGAACGGCTCAGCGAATTAGTTGAGTCAGGAGCATTGAGTGTTGGTCTCGCTACCCTATTTGCAATTCTTGTATTTATGGGGCCAGCCGCCAAATCTGCCCAATTCCCTCTGCATGTATGGCTTCCTGACGCAATGGAAGGTCCTACACCGATTTCAGCTTTGATCCATGCAGCAACGATGGTTGCTGCTGGCGTATTTCTAATTGCGCGGATGTTCCCTGTATTTGAAGAAATTCCAGCGGTGATGAATATGATCGCTTGGACAGGAGCATTTACGGCATTTTTGGGCGCAAGCATCGCGATCACCCAGAATGACATCAAAAAAGGTTTGGCCTATTCCACTGTATCCCAGTTGGGCTACATGGTTATGGGTATGGGAGTAGGTGCTTATAGTGCAGGCTTATTTCACCTAATGACTCACGCTTATTTCAAAGCGATGATGTTCCTCGGTTCTGGTTCAGTCATTCACGGCATGGAAGAAGTCGTAGGACATGATCCCGATGTTGCTCAAGATATGCGCGTAATGGGTGGATTACGCAAGTACATGCCAATTACCGCAATCACTTTTTTCATTGGGACTCTGGCAATTAGTGGTATTCCTCCATTCGCTGGTTTCTGGTCAAAGGATGAGATTCTCGCTTCAACTTTCAGAGCCAATCCTGCACTCTGGGCGATTGGTTTTGCGACGGCGGGGATCACTGCTTTCTATATGTTCCGTATGTACTTCACTACTTTTGAAGGTGATTTTCGCGGTACTGATAAGAAACTACTAGCAATGGTCAAAGCCGAAAATTCTGCTGGCAAAGAATCTAAAGCGGATGAAGGACATGATCATCATCATGCCAGCAAGCCTCATGAATCGCCAATTACGATGACGTTCCCTCTGATGGCTTTGGCAATTCCTTCGATGCTGATTGGTCTAGTTGGTACTCCTCTAGGCAATTACTTCGAGTACTTTATCCATGCCCCATCGGAAAAAATCACCGAAGTTCCCGTTGAAGGTTTTACTCCTGAATTCCTGATAATGGGTGGTAGTTCAATTGGTATTGGTTTGATTGGAATTTCTTTGGCAATCTTGATGTATATGCAAAAGAAGATCGATCCTAGTGCGATCGCAAAATCTATCGAACCTCTTTACAAGCTCTCGAAAAACAAATGGTACATTGACGAAATTTACGAAGCTGTATTTGTAATCGGCTCCCGCCGTCTAGCACGTCAAGTGTTAGAGGTAGATGCCAAAATCGTTGATGGTGTGGTTAACCTTGCAGGTTTTGTGACTGTAGTTACTGGCGAAGGCTTGAAATACTTTGAAAATGGCAAAGCGCAATTTTATGCCCTTGTCATTTTTATCGGAGTTCTTGGTTTCGTAATTGTTACTTCGATTTAA
- a CDS encoding pyridoxal phosphate-dependent aminotransferase has translation MTTVSLSQRAIQIKESQIREASRYCEKFGAINLAQGLPDFPAPEAIKESARAAISLDFNQYADSWGWDKLREAIAEKMQRDNQITIDPDKEVTVCCGATEGLNIALMTLINQGDRVLIFEPFYENYIPNLATVGGIPEFITLQPPQWEITQEILEPAFKKGIKAVIINSPANPTGKVWTRTELELIAKLCQQYDVYAITDEIYEYIIYEGEHISLMSIEGMRDRTIVVNGFSKTFCITGWRLGYTVANSELTAAMRRIHDFITICAPAPLQHAALTAMEFGREYFTQLALDYKRKRDMLYPALVELGLSPVMPRGAYYIWTDSSAIALDAESAAFRLAKEALVAAVPGSCFIQPDRDKVNGLRFCFAKKDSTIESAVENLRKFEL, from the coding sequence TTGACTACTGTTTCGCTATCACAACGCGCTATTCAAATTAAAGAGTCACAAATTCGCGAAGCTTCCCGCTATTGTGAAAAGTTTGGGGCAATTAACCTTGCTCAAGGGTTGCCCGATTTCCCTGCGCCAGAAGCGATCAAAGAATCCGCAAGAGCGGCTATCTCCCTAGATTTCAATCAATATGCTGATAGTTGGGGCTGGGACAAGTTGCGCGAGGCGATCGCTGAAAAAATGCAACGAGACAACCAAATCACCATCGATCCTGATAAGGAAGTCACCGTTTGTTGTGGTGCGACAGAAGGACTAAATATTGCCCTGATGACGCTGATCAATCAAGGCGATCGCGTTTTAATTTTTGAGCCATTTTACGAAAATTACATCCCTAATCTGGCGACTGTTGGCGGTATTCCTGAATTTATTACGCTGCAACCACCTCAATGGGAAATCACCCAAGAAATCCTTGAGCCTGCATTTAAGAAGGGAATTAAAGCTGTAATCATTAATAGTCCAGCCAATCCCACGGGCAAAGTCTGGACTCGGACAGAACTAGAACTCATCGCTAAGCTCTGCCAGCAGTATGATGTCTATGCAATTACCGATGAGATTTACGAATACATCATCTATGAAGGCGAACATATTAGCTTGATGAGTATTGAAGGAATGCGCGATCGCACGATTGTAGTGAATGGATTCTCGAAAACCTTTTGTATTACAGGCTGGCGGTTAGGCTATACAGTTGCAAATTCTGAGCTGACCGCAGCGATGCGACGGATTCATGACTTTATTACGATTTGCGCCCCTGCACCTTTGCAACATGCAGCCTTGACAGCTATGGAGTTTGGGCGCGAATATTTCACACAATTGGCACTAGATTACAAACGTAAACGAGATATGCTTTACCCAGCCTTGGTAGAGCTAGGTCTATCTCCTGTAATGCCTAGAGGCGCGTATTACATCTGGACTGATAGCTCCGCGATCGCGTTAGATGCAGAAAGTGCAGCCTTTCGCCTCGCCAAGGAAGCCTTAGTTGCGGCTGTCCCAGGCAGTTGCTTTATTCAACCTGATCGCGACAAGGTAAATGGTTTAAGATTCTGTTTTGCTAAAAAAGATAGCACGATTGAATCTGCGGTCGAAAACCTGCGCAAATTCGAGCTATAG
- a CDS encoding non-ribosomal peptide synthetase/type I polyketide synthase, with translation MKTSSGIGVEHTESITKTAFTSQEPFWAEFLNGISASTFLGGDSVLSKSNSSLVEYQTHFVCLNESLTSAFNDFICEHNLEISAVLQGIWTLLLNRYSGDEDVVFGFQFGTKATEKIDHNNSCLIPLRIKTSSETLLLPWLHRIQEQWKVLQTYGQVSISQIQEWSNIPSVMLMFETLLVLDELEQGAAPLANYPITIVVKVEPEFTFQVRYDRNRFQEATIVRLLGHLQTLLEGLITNPNQNLANLPILATAERHQILVEWNNTQVDYPSDRTIHEIFVEQVAKTPDKIAVILPSLGSGSETSLTYRELDDRANKLACDLQQFGVVAETFVAMCLERSIETIVAILGILKAGGVYVPLDPAYPQERLAFMLEDTQAPVLITQARLRDRLPPTQSHIICLEANWGDGSTAGIPIGTTVNADSLAYINYTSGSTGRPKGVAIPHRAVARLVCGTNFTDLDGNQTLLQLAPISFDAATLEIWGALLHGGCCVLFPNDGIPDPQDLRKVIQNYGVTTMWLTAALFNAIIAEAPEALSGVKELLTGGEALSPSFIRLAQKHLPKTQLINGYGPTENTTFTCCYRIPRPLADRVTSVPIGRPISNTQVYILDTNGQPVPIGILGELHVGGDGLAREYINRPDLTAEKFIPNPFSSDSSKRLYKTGDRVRWLPDGTIEFVERLDNQVKIRGFRIELGEIEAALSQHESVRDAVVIVREDIPGSKKLVAYITPRAEHSPNVNLIKSYLQDQLADYMIPAAIIVLDKIPLTPNGKADRRALPAPVVMGGGANFIAPNTPKERILAEIWCSVLGLEQVGIEDNFFDIGGTSLLGLQMVTRVQKQLGSEFRAVKLYQYPTIRTLAQYLDREDLKQSEPHLPKINQRDRLLQKSPKLYSDGIAIVGMVGRFPGADSVEALWQNLCNGIESCTTFTDAEIDPSVDIELRSDPNYVRVRGIVEGAETFDAAFFGISPREAEVMDPQARVFLELAYTALENSGYMPESYDGAIGLYAGSGQNTYFEHHICGRSEIINRLGEFQTMLANEKEFVTTRTSYKLGLTGPSLSINTACSTSLVAVIQAFQGLMSNQCDIALAGGISITTPQNRGYLHQEGSMLSPDGRCRPFDANAQGTMFNSGAGIVVLKRLEEALDDGDRIYAVIKGVGMNNDGTDKVSFTAPSVNGQAGAIAMAQASAGIHPETITYIETHGTATPLGDPIEIEALTQAFRAQTDATQFCAIGSIKSNVGHLVAAAGVTGLIKTSLALYYKKIPPSLNFEAPNPEIDFANSPFYVNNKLVDWSARETPRRAGVSSFGVGGTNAHVVLEEAPSVQESSPSRPYQLLRLSAKTSTALEQTTTSLKDYFTQNVESNLADVAYTLDHGRKAYNHRRFVVCRDLIEAITTLESLDVKRSATRLSEIRNPDVVFMFPGQGSQYLHMGKYFYEHEIVFRDAVDRCAEILKPLLDRELLQVIYPPQSNDGDEAATALLRQTQYTQPALFTIEYALALLWQSWGVRPAAMIGHSIGEFVAACLSGVFSLEDGLRLVATRARMMGALPSGSMLSVRLPTDVLQKRLSADLAIAAVNGSSLCVVAGPTQQVDNLQQQLESEEIVCRTLHTSHAFHSPMMDPIIEPFAEIVKTIQLSPPQIPFVSTVTTEWITDAQATDPMYWASHLRATVRFAEGAKKLWERPERVLLEVGPRTTTATLARQQAKDIKRQIAISSLSSTADDDAEWAAILQAVGQLWLAGVDLDRQQFYADEYRHRIPLPTYPFERKRYWIDPKPAIEQTLALQQNTESIPIQTTETQSLPISQTNLNSQPKLEVKAHTMTEARKQQLIPQLQEVLETTSGLEIDGSDGTITFLEMGLDSLSLTQVAMALKKKFKVKITFRHLLEDYPNLDTLSDFVLRSLPADAFPAPLATPVAAIPTTVSPTLPAATLVATPTPPSTYTPAMSNPIGQTNTVYNNGSVLPSISPELAGTMQAVVAQQLQIMAQQLQLLGQAGGSAPVFPLATATPVLSEPQPIIQTEISVPIAAATTPEIEEPKPKKSFGPGAKIEKSVSATLTAEQQKSLDRIMARYIARTQESKRQTQEHRKYLADPRTVSGFTPLLKEMVYPIVTDRASGSKLWDVDGNEYVDITNGFGLNFFGWSPDFVTEAVKAQLDKGIEIGPQTPLAGKVAKLIAEFTGMERVAFCNTGSEAVMATLRLARTVTGRDLVATFAGDYHGTFDEVLYRQGPKLKTLPAAPGILPSMFENLLVLDYNTPESLQILRDRADDLAAILVEPVRSRDPNLQPKEFLQDLRSLTEQSGTAYIFDEVVTGFRVHPGGAQAYFNIQADMATYGKVVGGGLPIGIVAGKAEYMDALDGGFWQYGDSSIPEVGVTFFAGTFVRHPMALAAAEAVLNKLKAGGPELQRSLADKVSKFATHLNQYFKQIEAPIEIAHFSSYFYINYPHESPYASLIFYLLREKGVHVWDHRPCFFTLSHSDADIEFVIRAFKDSVAEMQMIGFLPQPTNSSNGSAAGGFDRNRPPQPGARLGRDPEGNPAWYIPDLDNPGKYLQLGNVA, from the coding sequence ATGAAAACAAGCTCTGGAATTGGTGTTGAACATACAGAATCTATAACAAAAACTGCTTTTACTAGTCAAGAGCCTTTCTGGGCAGAGTTTTTAAATGGAATCAGTGCAAGCACATTTTTAGGTGGTGATTCTGTACTGTCTAAAAGCAATTCATCATTGGTTGAATATCAGACTCATTTTGTTTGCCTTAATGAATCTTTGACTTCTGCTTTTAATGATTTTATTTGCGAACACAATCTAGAAATTTCAGCCGTATTGCAAGGAATTTGGACTCTGCTCCTCAATCGGTATAGCGGTGATGAAGACGTAGTTTTTGGATTTCAGTTTGGGACTAAGGCGACAGAAAAAATCGATCATAATAATAGTTGTCTCATTCCTTTACGCATCAAGACTAGTTCTGAGACATTGCTTTTACCTTGGCTGCATCGTATTCAAGAGCAGTGGAAGGTTCTACAAACATACGGTCAAGTATCAATAAGTCAAATCCAAGAATGGAGTAATATCCCCTCGGTAATGTTGATGTTTGAGACTTTGCTGGTACTTGATGAACTAGAGCAAGGAGCTGCTCCATTAGCTAATTATCCAATAACTATTGTCGTTAAGGTAGAACCAGAGTTCACTTTTCAAGTTAGATACGATCGCAACCGTTTTCAAGAAGCTACGATCGTTCGCCTTTTGGGGCATTTACAAACTTTACTAGAAGGACTAATCACGAATCCCAATCAGAACCTTGCAAATTTGCCAATCCTAGCGACCGCCGAACGCCATCAGATCCTAGTTGAGTGGAATAATACACAAGTAGACTATCCTTCGGATCGAACAATTCATGAGATATTTGTAGAACAGGTAGCGAAAACGCCCGACAAGATTGCAGTCATCCTTCCATCCTTAGGCTCAGGATCTGAAACAAGTTTGACATATAGGGAGTTGGATGATCGAGCTAACAAGCTTGCTTGTGATCTGCAACAGTTTGGAGTAGTCGCTGAGACTTTTGTGGCAATGTGTTTAGAAAGGTCTATCGAGACAATTGTTGCCATCCTAGGGATTCTCAAAGCAGGTGGAGTCTATGTTCCGCTCGATCCAGCATATCCGCAAGAGCGCCTTGCATTTATGTTAGAGGATACTCAAGCTCCCGTATTGATTACGCAGGCACGTCTGCGCGATCGTTTACCGCCTACTCAATCACATATTATTTGTCTAGAAGCGAACTGGGGTGATGGGAGCACAGCAGGCATTCCAATTGGAACAACGGTCAATGCTGATAGCTTAGCGTATATCAACTATACCTCTGGTTCAACAGGTCGCCCGAAAGGAGTTGCTATTCCTCACAGAGCTGTTGCTAGACTAGTCTGTGGCACAAACTTTACAGATTTAGATGGCAATCAAACCTTGCTGCAACTAGCGCCTATTTCTTTTGATGCCGCTACTTTAGAGATTTGGGGTGCGTTGCTCCATGGTGGATGCTGTGTTTTGTTCCCAAACGATGGCATTCCCGATCCCCAAGATTTGAGAAAGGTTATTCAAAATTATGGTGTTACAACCATGTGGCTAACCGCAGCTCTGTTTAATGCGATCATTGCTGAAGCCCCAGAAGCTCTCTCTGGGGTGAAAGAATTACTCACAGGTGGCGAAGCACTCTCTCCAAGTTTTATTCGTCTGGCACAAAAGCATCTCCCTAAGACACAGTTAATTAATGGATATGGGCCAACTGAAAATACAACCTTTACATGCTGCTATCGTATCCCTCGACCATTAGCAGATCGAGTGACATCCGTTCCTATTGGCAGACCGATCTCTAATACTCAGGTTTACATTCTCGATACTAATGGTCAACCAGTTCCCATTGGTATATTGGGAGAGCTGCATGTTGGCGGAGATGGTCTGGCTCGCGAGTATATCAATCGCCCCGATTTGACGGCAGAGAAGTTTATTCCCAATCCATTTAGCTCTGATTCTTCAAAACGACTTTATAAAACTGGCGATCGGGTGCGTTGGTTGCCAGATGGCACGATTGAGTTTGTAGAGCGACTAGATAATCAGGTAAAAATTCGCGGCTTCCGCATTGAACTAGGTGAGATTGAAGCAGCTTTGAGTCAGCATGAAAGTGTTCGTGATGCTGTAGTGATAGTACGTGAAGATATTCCTGGCAGCAAGAAACTGGTTGCTTATATAACACCGAGAGCGGAGCATTCGCCTAATGTCAATCTAATTAAGTCTTATTTGCAAGATCAGTTAGCTGATTACATGATTCCTGCGGCGATTATTGTTTTAGATAAAATCCCCTTAACGCCCAATGGCAAGGCCGATCGCCGTGCTTTACCAGCCCCTGTAGTTATGGGAGGTGGCGCAAACTTTATTGCTCCCAATACACCTAAAGAACGCATACTTGCTGAAATCTGGTGTAGCGTTTTGGGCTTGGAGCAGGTTGGCATCGAAGATAACTTTTTTGATATTGGCGGGACTTCTCTGCTGGGCTTACAGATGGTTACAAGAGTTCAAAAACAATTAGGTTCTGAATTTCGTGCTGTCAAGCTTTACCAGTATCCAACCATCCGCACGTTAGCCCAATATCTCGATCGCGAAGATCTCAAACAGTCAGAGCCCCATCTGCCGAAAATTAACCAACGCGATCGCCTTCTTCAGAAATCGCCAAAGCTTTACTCAGATGGCATCGCAATTGTTGGTATGGTTGGGCGCTTTCCTGGTGCGGATAGTGTTGAAGCTCTTTGGCAGAATCTCTGTAATGGGATAGAATCCTGTACTACTTTCACTGATGCAGAAATCGATCCTAGTGTTGATATTGAATTACGTTCTGACCCTAACTATGTCCGTGTCAGAGGCATCGTTGAAGGAGCCGAAACATTTGATGCAGCGTTCTTTGGCATTAGTCCCAGAGAAGCTGAAGTCATGGATCCGCAAGCAAGGGTATTCCTAGAGTTAGCATACACAGCCTTAGAGAATTCGGGCTATATGCCTGAATCTTACGATGGTGCGATCGGATTATATGCTGGCTCTGGGCAAAACACATACTTTGAGCATCACATCTGCGGTCGTTCCGAAATCATCAATCGACTGGGTGAATTTCAGACGATGCTAGCGAATGAGAAGGAATTTGTGACCACGCGCACCTCCTATAAACTAGGTCTAACGGGACCAAGTCTCAGCATTAACACAGCTTGCTCAACATCTCTGGTTGCTGTAATTCAAGCGTTTCAGGGGTTGATGAGTAATCAATGTGATATTGCCTTAGCTGGTGGTATTTCTATTACCACTCCCCAAAATCGCGGCTATCTCCATCAAGAAGGTAGTATGCTCTCTCCTGATGGGCGTTGTCGCCCCTTTGATGCTAATGCGCAAGGAACAATGTTTAATAGTGGCGCAGGTATTGTTGTACTTAAACGTTTAGAGGAAGCATTAGATGATGGCGATCGCATCTATGCCGTGATTAAAGGCGTAGGCATGAATAATGATGGTACGGACAAGGTCAGTTTCACTGCACCCAGCGTCAATGGGCAGGCTGGTGCGATCGCTATGGCACAAGCTTCAGCTGGTATCCATCCCGAAACCATCACTTATATCGAAACCCACGGAACCGCGACTCCCTTAGGCGACCCGATCGAAATTGAAGCCCTGACTCAAGCTTTTCGCGCTCAGACCGATGCGACTCAGTTCTGTGCGATCGGCTCCATTAAGAGTAACGTCGGTCATTTAGTTGCTGCTGCTGGTGTGACGGGACTGATCAAAACCTCACTAGCGCTTTATTATAAAAAGATTCCACCTAGTCTTAACTTTGAAGCACCTAATCCAGAAATTGACTTTGCGAATAGTCCTTTTTATGTCAACAATAAACTCGTAGATTGGAGCGCTCGTGAAACTCCAAGACGCGCTGGAGTTAGTTCCTTTGGCGTGGGCGGCACAAATGCTCATGTGGTCTTAGAAGAAGCCCCATCAGTGCAGGAATCAAGCCCTTCTCGCCCCTATCAATTGTTGCGATTGTCAGCAAAAACTAGTACGGCTCTAGAGCAGACCACGACGAGCCTCAAGGACTACTTCACTCAAAATGTTGAGTCGAACTTGGCAGATGTTGCTTATACCCTTGACCATGGTAGGAAAGCATACAATCATCGCCGTTTTGTTGTTTGTCGCGATCTCATAGAAGCGATCACAACGCTAGAATCTCTGGATGTAAAACGTAGTGCCACTCGACTAAGTGAAATTCGCAATCCAGATGTAGTGTTCATGTTTCCCGGTCAGGGTTCGCAATACCTCCACATGGGCAAGTATTTCTACGAACATGAAATAGTATTTCGAGATGCAGTTGATCGCTGTGCAGAGATTCTCAAACCGTTACTGGATCGAGAGCTACTTCAAGTCATTTATCCGCCCCAAAGCAACGATGGTGACGAGGCTGCTACGGCTTTGCTCCGCCAGACCCAATACACTCAACCTGCTTTGTTCACGATTGAATATGCGCTTGCCCTGCTCTGGCAGAGTTGGGGTGTTCGCCCCGCAGCGATGATTGGGCATAGTATTGGCGAATTTGTTGCAGCATGTTTATCGGGTGTATTTTCGTTAGAAGATGGGTTGAGACTAGTAGCGACTCGTGCTCGGATGATGGGCGCATTACCCAGTGGCTCCATGCTCTCAGTGCGCTTACCCACAGATGTCTTGCAAAAGCGACTGAGTGCCGACCTAGCGATCGCAGCAGTGAATGGTTCCTCGCTCTGTGTCGTAGCTGGCCCAACTCAGCAGGTTGATAATTTGCAGCAACAACTAGAATCCGAAGAGATCGTTTGTCGGACACTGCATACTTCTCACGCTTTCCATTCGCCAATGATGGACCCGATTATCGAACCATTCGCTGAAATAGTCAAAACCATTCAGTTATCACCACCCCAGATTCCATTTGTATCAACTGTAACGACCGAATGGATCACTGATGCTCAAGCAACTGACCCGATGTATTGGGCTAGTCATTTACGAGCTACCGTTCGTTTTGCTGAGGGAGCCAAGAAACTATGGGAACGGCCTGAACGGGTTCTGCTCGAAGTTGGTCCTCGTACCACAACCGCAACATTAGCGCGACAACAGGCAAAAGACATCAAACGTCAAATTGCGATTTCCTCCTTGAGCAGCACTGCCGATGACGATGCCGAATGGGCAGCAATATTGCAAGCTGTTGGGCAACTTTGGCTGGCAGGAGTTGATCTCGATAGGCAACAGTTTTATGCTGATGAATATCGACATCGCATCCCATTACCCACCTATCCGTTTGAACGAAAGCGCTACTGGATCGATCCGAAGCCTGCTATTGAACAAACACTTGCTCTACAACAAAATACTGAATCAATCCCAATTCAGACTACCGAAACACAATCACTCCCAATCTCTCAAACTAATCTCAACTCTCAGCCCAAACTAGAAGTAAAAGCGCATACCATGACTGAAGCTCGCAAACAACAACTAATCCCCCAACTTCAAGAAGTTCTAGAAACCACCTCAGGACTAGAAATTGATGGTAGTGATGGAACAATCACATTCTTGGAAATGGGCTTAGATTCGTTATCGCTAACTCAAGTTGCTATGGCTCTGAAAAAGAAGTTCAAGGTCAAAATCACTTTTCGTCATTTGTTAGAAGATTATCCAAATCTCGATACTTTGTCTGACTTTGTGCTGCGATCGCTACCGGCCGATGCATTCCCCGCACCATTAGCAACTCCAGTAGCGGCTATCCCAACTACAGTATCTCCCACTTTGCCTGCTGCGACCTTAGTTGCTACTCCAACACCTCCCTCTACCTATACTCCAGCCATGTCTAATCCCATCGGACAAACAAATACTGTATATAACAATGGATCTGTATTGCCTTCAATCAGCCCCGAATTGGCTGGTACGATGCAAGCTGTGGTTGCTCAGCAACTACAAATTATGGCGCAACAATTGCAACTGCTCGGTCAGGCTGGAGGATCTGCTCCAGTCTTCCCTTTAGCGACAGCAACACCTGTATTATCAGAGCCTCAACCCATTATCCAGACCGAAATATCTGTACCGATCGCAGCCGCAACCACTCCTGAGATCGAAGAACCCAAACCCAAGAAATCCTTTGGTCCTGGAGCTAAGATCGAGAAGTCTGTCAGTGCGACCTTAACAGCGGAACAGCAAAAATCTCTAGATCGCATCATGGCTAGGTATATCGCTCGGACTCAAGAGTCAAAACGGCAGACGCAGGAGCATCGCAAGTATCTTGCCGATCCGCGCACAGTTTCTGGCTTTACGCCATTGCTAAAGGAAATGGTTTATCCGATCGTTACTGATCGCGCTTCTGGCTCCAAACTATGGGATGTCGATGGCAATGAATATGTTGATATAACCAATGGCTTTGGGCTCAACTTTTTTGGTTGGTCACCAGATTTTGTTACAGAAGCTGTAAAAGCACAGCTAGATAAAGGCATTGAGATTGGGCCACAAACTCCTCTAGCAGGTAAAGTTGCCAAGCTTATTGCCGAGTTTACGGGAATGGAAAGAGTAGCATTTTGTAACACAGGTTCTGAAGCGGTAATGGCAACATTACGTCTAGCTCGCACAGTCACAGGAAGGGATCTAGTGGCTACCTTTGCGGGAGATTACCACGGTACGTTTGACGAGGTGCTTTACCGTCAAGGACCAAAGCTGAAAACTTTGCCAGCAGCTCCTGGTATTCTGCCTTCAATGTTTGAGAATCTACTAGTACTCGATTACAATACGCCTGAATCCTTGCAGATTCTGCGCGATCGCGCAGATGATTTGGCTGCGATTTTAGTAGAGCCAGTTCGTAGCCGAGATCCAAACTTACAGCCCAAAGAGTTTCTACAGGATTTGCGTAGTTTAACTGAACAGTCTGGAACCGCATATATCTTTGATGAAGTTGTGACAGGTTTCCGTGTTCACCCTGGTGGCGCTCAAGCTTATTTTAATATTCAAGCTGACATGGCAACTTACGGTAAAGTTGTTGGCGGCGGCTTGCCAATTGGGATTGTGGCAGGTAAAGCTGAATATATGGATGCTCTCGACGGCGGATTTTGGCAATATGGTGACAGCTCTATCCCCGAAGTCGGAGTTACCTTCTTTGCAGGAACCTTTGTGCGTCATCCCATGGCGTTAGCCGCAGCCGAAGCTGTTCTCAATAAGCTCAAGGCTGGTGGGCCAGAATTGCAGCGATCGCTTGCAGATAAAGTTAGCAAATTCGCAACTCATTTGAACCAGTACTTCAAGCAAATCGAAGCACCAATTGAGATTGCCCACTTCAGTTCCTATTTCTATATTAACTACCCTCATGAGAGTCCTTATGCCAGCTTGATATTTTATTTGCTGCGCGAAAAAGGTGTCCATGTTTGGGATCATCGTCCTTGCTTCTTTACCCTGTCTCACTCTGATGCCGATATCGAATTTGTAATCAGAGCTTTTAAAGACAGTGTTGCTGAAATGCAAATGATTGGATTTTTACCCCAACCTACAAATAGCTCTAACGGAAGCGCTGCTGGAGGATTTGATCGCAATCGTCCTCCACAACCTGGTGCTCGATTAGGCCGCGATCCAGAAGGCAATCCTGCGTGGTATATTCCCGATCTAGACAATCCTGGTAAATATTTACAACTTGGAAATGTTGCTTAA